In Candidatus Methanomethylophilaceae archaeon, the following are encoded in one genomic region:
- a CDS encoding class I SAM-dependent methyltransferase family protein, producing the protein MPVCILVPKRQGESVRSELLSEGILDLVHRIRSDGDYLLIPITVPSYGGFDVVEADMPSQERRATDYREVAAVPDSLREELPSSFDVIGDIALIKLPDVLMPYRAEIGRALMEVNGSIRTVFLDSGVKGEFRVRDLERIAGSGPSETVHREFGVSLHTDPSKVYFNPRLSSERARIASLVKDGEIVIDMFAGVAPFGTVICRNANPSAVYSIDLNPEAERFARINAEKNHVDNLFPLTGDASEVIYTLPIADRIIMNLPQMAERFLRYALERLRIGGVAHMYKIAERDGFQAFCEGLESDMSALGFGISMVASELKTYSPTMSVYSLDIRRES; encoded by the coding sequence ATGCCCGTCTGCATACTAGTCCCCAAAAGGCAGGGGGAATCCGTCAGATCGGAGCTTCTTTCCGAAGGCATACTGGATTTAGTCCATAGGATACGCTCCGACGGCGATTATCTTCTGATTCCCATCACAGTCCCGTCCTATGGGGGATTCGACGTTGTCGAGGCAGATATGCCGTCCCAGGAGCGCCGCGCCACCGATTACAGAGAGGTCGCCGCGGTTCCGGACAGCCTCAGAGAAGAGCTGCCGTCATCTTTCGATGTCATCGGCGACATAGCTCTGATCAAGCTTCCGGATGTGCTGATGCCTTACAGAGCAGAGATCGGCAGGGCGCTCATGGAAGTCAACGGGAGCATCCGCACGGTGTTCCTGGATTCGGGAGTCAAAGGGGAGTTCAGGGTCCGCGATCTCGAGAGGATAGCCGGTTCCGGCCCCTCAGAGACCGTTCACAGGGAGTTCGGGGTCTCGCTTCATACCGACCCCTCCAAAGTGTACTTCAATCCCAGGCTGTCCTCTGAGAGAGCCAGAATCGCATCTCTGGTTAAGGACGGGGAGATTGTGATAGATATGTTCGCCGGGGTGGCGCCTTTCGGGACCGTCATCTGCAGGAACGCGAACCCAAGCGCGGTATATTCCATAGATCTGAACCCGGAGGCCGAGAGGTTCGCCAGGATCAATGCCGAGAAGAACCACGTCGATAATCTGTTCCCTTTGACAGGGGACGCGTCGGAAGTCATCTATACCCTTCCTATCGCCGACCGCATAATAATGAACCTCCCGCAGATGGCGGAGAGATTTCTGCGCTATGCTTTGGAAAGGCTGCGCATAGGCGGCGTCGCCCACATGTACAAAATAGCGGAGCGCGACGGCTTCCAAGCGTTCTGCGAAGGTCTGGAATCCGATATGTCAGCGCTGGGATTCGGAATAAGCATGGTGGCCTCCGAACTCAAGACATATTCGCCCACCATGAGCGTCTATTCGCTGGATATCCGCCGGGAATCCTGA
- a CDS encoding calcium/sodium antiporter — protein sequence MDSILLLGIPVGIILLYFGSEWLVRGGKGLALRLGVPPFVIGLTVLAFGSSAPECITSIVSTETPDIIIGNVIGSNIANIGLAIGMAAIISPMAAKFSTMRLELGVMLVSSIALFALALVGYAGFFVGIVFVAALFVFVYTVYRLKKNDAEGQASYTSDLEENEKPLGYPILILLVIAGLVLLYFGARFFVDGAVELSHILGMSEMFIGLVVVAVGTSLPEICISVLAARRGENEMAVANIVGSNIFNILFVLGIGSILVDVPIPHSALIFHLPIMLLLTVIMMAAVYKNNKVSRPVGVLFIAIYIAYVAIMMAVPSLTI from the coding sequence ATGGATTCGATATTGCTGCTCGGAATTCCGGTGGGAATCATTCTTCTCTATTTTGGTTCCGAGTGGCTCGTAAGGGGAGGCAAAGGCCTGGCTCTCCGGTTGGGCGTCCCGCCTTTCGTCATCGGGCTCACAGTATTGGCCTTTGGTTCGTCGGCCCCGGAATGCATCACCTCTATTGTCAGTACGGAAACCCCTGACATCATAATAGGGAACGTGATCGGGAGCAACATAGCCAACATCGGCCTTGCGATAGGCATGGCGGCCATCATATCGCCTATGGCGGCCAAGTTCTCGACGATGAGGCTTGAGCTGGGCGTGATGCTCGTCTCTTCTATTGCATTGTTCGCTCTGGCCCTCGTAGGGTATGCCGGATTCTTCGTGGGGATAGTTTTCGTCGCCGCCCTTTTCGTATTCGTATACACGGTATATCGTCTGAAGAAGAACGATGCGGAAGGGCAGGCATCCTACACATCGGATCTGGAAGAGAATGAGAAACCGCTGGGATACCCCATTCTGATATTGTTGGTCATCGCCGGATTGGTTCTGCTCTATTTCGGCGCAAGGTTCTTTGTGGACGGCGCTGTGGAGCTCTCGCACATATTGGGCATGTCCGAGATGTTCATCGGGCTTGTGGTGGTTGCAGTAGGAACTTCGCTTCCAGAGATCTGCATCAGTGTTCTGGCCGCCCGCCGCGGCGAGAATGAGATGGCGGTCGCCAACATCGTCGGGAGCAACATATTCAACATACTGTTCGTGCTCGGGATCGGTTCCATTCTCGTGGATGTTCCAATACCCCATTCGGCTCTCATATTCCATCTGCCCATCATGCTTCTGCTAACGGTCATAATGATGGCTGCCGTTTACAAGAACAACAAGGTGTCCAGGCCGGTCGGAGTTTTGTTCATCGCCATCTACATCGCTTATGTTGCGATCATGATGGCAGTCCCGTCTCTGACGATTTGA
- a CDS encoding deoxyhypusine synthase: protein MALTEGQVENMPENELELIPVEDIKITKGMTVDQLMRAMGRAGGFTAQKLSDATDIAEKMITKKGCLRILSFPACINATGTHGVIVDMVKNHMVDLIITTCGTLDHDISRTYEDYFKGDFMMDDAKLRDEYSISRLGNVLVPDSCYGEVLEGEILPMFDEIFEGKDSMTTHEIIWEVGKRMDNEDSLMYQCWKNQIPVIVPGITDGSFGCQLWMYYQTHRKFRIDLFGDEQMLSEMTNHAEYTGALMIGGGISKHHVIWWNQFRGGLDYAVYLTTAEEYDGSLSGARLREAVSWGKVKADAKKMTVEGDATITLPLIYAALAERLL, encoded by the coding sequence ATGGCTTTAACCGAAGGCCAAGTGGAAAACATGCCCGAGAATGAATTGGAGCTAATACCTGTAGAAGACATCAAAATCACTAAAGGGATGACCGTCGACCAGCTTATGAGGGCCATGGGACGCGCCGGCGGATTCACCGCCCAGAAACTCTCCGACGCCACCGACATAGCCGAAAAGATGATCACCAAAAAGGGATGCCTCAGAATCCTCTCTTTCCCGGCCTGCATCAATGCCACCGGAACCCACGGGGTCATCGTCGATATGGTGAAGAACCACATGGTCGACCTCATCATCACGACCTGCGGAACCCTGGACCACGACATCTCCAGGACGTACGAGGATTACTTCAAAGGGGATTTCATGATGGACGACGCCAAGCTCAGGGACGAGTACTCGATCTCCAGGCTCGGAAACGTTCTCGTCCCCGACTCGTGCTACGGGGAGGTCCTCGAGGGAGAGATCCTGCCCATGTTCGATGAGATCTTCGAAGGGAAGGATTCCATGACCACCCACGAAATCATATGGGAAGTCGGGAAGAGGATGGACAATGAAGATTCCCTGATGTACCAGTGCTGGAAGAACCAGATTCCCGTCATCGTCCCCGGGATCACCGACGGATCCTTCGGATGCCAGCTTTGGATGTACTACCAGACCCACAGAAAGTTCAGGATCGACCTCTTCGGCGACGAGCAGATGCTCTCTGAGATGACCAACCACGCTGAATACACCGGAGCCCTCATGATCGGAGGCGGAATTTCCAAGCACCACGTGATCTGGTGGAACCAGTTCCGCGGCGGGCTCGACTATGCCGTGTATCTCACCACCGCCGAGGAATACGATGGCTCCCTCTCCGGAGCCAGGCTCAGGGAGGCCGTCTCTTGGGGCAAAGTCAAAGCCGACGCCAAAAAGATGACCGTCGAAGGCGACGCCACCATCACGCTGCCCCTGATCTATGCCGCCCTCGCCGAAAGGCTGCTCTGA
- a CDS encoding LD-carboxypeptidase: MIFPPFLSPDGCIGVTAPSFGVTDPTDIARFSNAKKTLGLKGHPVIETPDVYTADADGRSAPADQRVRELISLLEDPKVQYIVAAKGGDYQIEMLPLMDWDALKKNPTWLQGYSDNTVLLFKATAEHDVATVYGGNFGDYGMGEWHRSISENLGIIEGRISEQASYLSHEEGFSERITGLEGFKDDAPTEWASSCGNARFGGRLIGGCMDVLDWFHRKGTADPSGFVSKYSGEGIVWYMETYDMDAGRVERMLRGMSEDGWFDGVSGFVFGRPLIFGGDDYAGTVCDALSDFEVPKVFGADVGHKAPRMTFINGSYATFDLIDGVCKVSYRFS, encoded by the coding sequence ATGATTTTCCCTCCTTTCCTTTCCCCTGACGGATGCATCGGCGTGACGGCGCCATCTTTCGGCGTTACGGATCCCACAGATATAGCCCGCTTCTCGAATGCGAAGAAGACATTGGGGCTCAAGGGCCATCCCGTCATCGAAACCCCCGACGTATACACTGCCGATGCCGACGGAAGAAGCGCTCCGGCCGATCAGCGTGTGCGCGAGCTTATCTCCCTTCTGGAGGACCCTAAGGTCCAATACATCGTCGCGGCCAAGGGCGGGGACTATCAGATCGAGATGCTGCCTCTGATGGATTGGGATGCGCTGAAGAAGAATCCCACCTGGCTGCAAGGATATTCCGACAACACCGTGCTTCTCTTCAAAGCTACCGCGGAGCATGACGTTGCGACTGTTTATGGGGGGAATTTCGGCGACTATGGCATGGGGGAATGGCACAGAAGCATCTCGGAAAACCTGGGGATAATCGAGGGAAGAATCTCAGAGCAAGCATCGTATCTTTCCCACGAGGAAGGGTTCTCGGAGAGGATCACCGGATTGGAAGGATTCAAAGACGATGCTCCCACGGAATGGGCATCGTCCTGCGGCAATGCCAGATTCGGCGGGAGGCTGATCGGCGGCTGCATGGACGTCCTCGACTGGTTCCACAGGAAAGGCACCGCCGACCCTTCCGGATTCGTGTCCAAATATTCGGGGGAGGGAATCGTCTGGTACATGGAAACATACGACATGGACGCCGGCCGCGTGGAGAGGATGCTCAGAGGGATGTCGGAGGACGGGTGGTTCGACGGCGTCTCGGGATTCGTTTTCGGAAGGCCCCTGATATTCGGAGGGGACGATTATGCCGGGACCGTCTGCGACGCGCTGTCGGATTTCGAAGTTCCCAAGGTTTTCGGGGCCGATGTGGGCCACAAAGCCCCCAGAATGACGTTTATAAACGGTTCGTATGCAACTTTCGATCTGATTGACGGTGTGTGCAAAGTTTCCTACAGGTTCAGCTGA
- the dcd gene encoding dCTP deaminase has product MAILSDEDLMQGMMTGTIGISDFSERGLTPNGYDLRIAQISIMGDPVTKEEGIATIPPKTMFYVSTIERIRMPDDLCASLWMRTSWIRKGIIGAFGKIDAGFEGTLTLGGYNASDNPVDIPIGERFCQMVFETLSSASLKNYAKRSGHYQGQSGITLDPIKKE; this is encoded by the coding sequence ATGGCAATACTGTCCGACGAAGACCTTATGCAGGGCATGATGACCGGCACCATCGGGATCAGCGATTTCAGCGAGAGAGGGCTGACTCCGAACGGATATGACCTCCGCATCGCGCAGATCTCCATAATGGGCGACCCCGTGACCAAAGAGGAAGGGATCGCCACCATACCGCCGAAGACGATGTTCTACGTCTCCACTATAGAGCGCATCAGAATGCCTGACGACCTCTGCGCATCGCTTTGGATGAGGACGAGCTGGATCAGGAAGGGCATAATCGGCGCGTTCGGGAAGATAGACGCGGGATTCGAAGGCACCCTGACCCTCGGGGGATACAACGCGTCCGACAATCCGGTTGACATACCCATAGGGGAAAGATTCTGCCAGATGGTATTCGAAACCCTGAGCTCGGCGTCCCTCAAGAATTACGCCAAAAGATCTGGACATTACCAGGGTCAAAGCGGGATAACGCTGGATCCCATCAAAAAGGAATGA
- the dph5 gene encoding diphthine synthase, with the protein MASELVFVGLGLSGTDGMTVKALNALKECDIIYAEFYTSTLIGTTPEDLEKVIGKKVNVLYRAQVEEGEDIIRDAMDHRVAFVTAGDTMLATTHVDLRIQAAEAGIPVRMFHGVSIFSGCPTSLGLQPYKFGRAVTLPFLERNYQPKSPYDHIMENKSRNLHTMILLDIRADERRYMTAHQAIEWLLEGESKWGEGLITDKTLLCVASKVGSPEERVFAGYPRDLLAMDLGEPLHTLVLPGSLHFMESYALVKFAGAPEEIIEDD; encoded by the coding sequence ATGGCATCCGAACTCGTATTCGTCGGGCTGGGACTCAGCGGCACCGACGGAATGACCGTCAAGGCTCTCAACGCCCTGAAGGAATGCGACATCATCTATGCGGAATTCTACACGTCCACGCTCATCGGCACCACCCCCGAAGACTTAGAGAAAGTCATCGGGAAGAAGGTCAACGTCCTCTACAGGGCGCAGGTGGAGGAAGGGGAGGACATAATCAGGGATGCGATGGACCACAGGGTCGCGTTCGTCACCGCCGGCGACACCATGCTGGCCACCACCCACGTGGACCTGAGGATCCAGGCCGCCGAAGCCGGGATTCCGGTGAGGATGTTCCATGGCGTATCGATATTTTCGGGGTGCCCCACTTCGCTGGGCCTCCAGCCATACAAATTCGGGAGGGCCGTCACTCTACCTTTCCTCGAGAGGAATTACCAGCCCAAGTCCCCTTACGACCATATAATGGAGAACAAATCCCGCAATCTCCATACGATGATCCTCCTGGACATACGCGCCGATGAGCGCAGGTACATGACCGCCCATCAGGCGATAGAATGGCTTCTGGAAGGCGAGAGCAAGTGGGGGGAAGGGCTGATCACGGATAAGACTCTGCTATGCGTCGCATCCAAGGTCGGATCCCCTGAAGAGAGGGTATTCGCGGGATATCCGCGCGATCTTCTGGCTATGGATCTCGGGGAGCCTCTCCACACTTTAGTCCTCCCTGGGAGCCTGCATTTCATGGAATCCTATGCGCTCGTGAAGTTCGCGGGAGCTCCCGAAGAGATAATCGAGGACGACTGA
- a CDS encoding uroporphyrinogen decarboxylase family protein: MKDAGHRACVEAALNFEETDRTPVNNFALVTAARSAGTTVEAARWDPKLSAKISVDYAMKTMSDFVKPILDSQVPFVDMGMYVNFPEDDYGRVPKHLVDTAEDIDRMELFDPYDEKTCPNFTKVFTRSLEETARILPEDLHICGLSWGPITTSGYVMGVENMLMNTFDEPDLVKKLNKKIAVLVSDIQRRMIDAGATLMWMADPTSSQDLIPPDMFAEYSKEHIAKVISDVKAMDSSIPSFIHICGNTIETMKQLPETGADCLSFDHAVDPGKAKENADGKIALMGNIDPVLQMMSGTPESITAQCYRILDAAGHGGGFILAPGCETPISSPDENVIAMGKAGREYWLR, encoded by the coding sequence ATGAAGGATGCGGGGCATAGGGCATGCGTAGAGGCTGCCCTGAATTTCGAAGAGACTGACAGGACACCGGTGAACAATTTCGCATTGGTCACCGCCGCGCGCAGCGCCGGGACGACCGTCGAGGCGGCCAGATGGGATCCTAAGCTTTCTGCCAAAATATCCGTCGACTACGCGATGAAGACCATGTCGGACTTCGTCAAGCCTATCCTCGATTCCCAGGTTCCGTTCGTGGATATGGGGATGTACGTGAATTTCCCCGAGGACGACTACGGGCGCGTCCCCAAGCATCTGGTCGACACCGCCGAGGACATCGACAGGATGGAGCTTTTCGACCCATACGATGAGAAGACCTGCCCCAATTTCACCAAGGTGTTCACCAGAAGCCTCGAAGAGACGGCCAGGATACTGCCTGAGGACCTCCACATCTGCGGGCTATCCTGGGGACCCATCACGACGTCCGGATACGTCATGGGCGTGGAGAACATGCTCATGAACACGTTCGACGAACCTGATCTCGTGAAGAAGCTCAACAAAAAGATTGCGGTATTGGTGTCTGACATCCAAAGGCGCATGATAGACGCGGGCGCGACCCTCATGTGGATGGCGGACCCGACATCGTCTCAGGACCTGATCCCTCCGGATATGTTCGCCGAATATTCCAAAGAGCATATAGCCAAGGTGATCTCCGACGTCAAGGCGATGGACAGCTCGATCCCGAGCTTCATCCATATATGCGGGAACACCATCGAGACCATGAAACAGTTGCCGGAGACCGGGGCGGATTGCCTCAGCTTCGACCATGCCGTGGATCCCGGAAAAGCCAAAGAGAACGCGGATGGGAAGATCGCATTGATGGGGAACATCGACCCGGTCTTGCAGATGATGTCCGGAACGCCGGAATCCATTACCGCCCAATGCTACAGGATACTCGATGCCGCGGGGCACGGAGGCGGTTTCATCCTGGCGCCGGGATGCGAGACGCCGATCTCCAGCCCGGACGAGAATGTCATCGCCATGGGAAAGGCGGGACGCGAGTACTGGCTCAGATGA